A section of the Triticum dicoccoides isolate Atlit2015 ecotype Zavitan chromosome 7A, WEW_v2.0, whole genome shotgun sequence genome encodes:
- the LOC119334167 gene encoding uncharacterized protein LOC119334167, whose product MSYIISPSNGYKTVNDLDLPSGYETSVTKCGGLPRVLIAIGKFMKKSRYRMKDINDDFMGVLEKNQMFHSLKGQFSWMQSYFEGCSDYLKPCIFYLSVFPAGRNIRRRRLLRRWIAEGYCKDTIGSAAEENGEKLFLELVNLSIIHKQAEESKDSCQINGFFREYIVSRPMEDNLVFALAGRCNPNSRRSGKHLTIGEDWYRDEIEFKSLDLSKLRSLTVFGRWKSFLISDVMRLLRVLDLEDTSGVTNDDLEKIGKLLLRLKFLSLRECEEISRLPDSLGGMKQLQTLDIRGTNIVRLPPAITRLEKLQYIRAVTIKVPCVDAVTSTTTTFVVAEATRALAAAGEEDRAAPAAVAEANSVGGCTSPFLRISSVTRPWRKSRARDLVASSSWLMRWPARHHNANDNNGGVELPAGVGTLTALRAIGIVNVSNGAGGNGKAILEELKELTQLRKLKVSGINSANWREFCSVISGHRYLESLSVRLDQQEEVGEFACNFDDISNPPKTLESLKVYGPGQGHARIRPVWIQQLPNLQGVDVELTISTQEDIESLYRACKVATEHRVSRRRICINPTQEHLTFAKPDNGPSSCLDGFSIALDSLRIVCGFKLQHCYQVTFGSLITFKVEMLKVHCSSSSDSSQDFGGSSSSLHLSGLDSIIAFNQVRLTGSYGEQLKQDLLDQLAQHPSKPVLMVEQPTSI is encoded by the exons ATGTCATACATAATTTCACCGTCTAATGGCTACAAG ACGGTTAACGACCTTGACTTGCCTTCCGGATATGAAACTAGTGTGACCAAGTGTGGTGGGCTTCCCAGAGTATTAattgccataggcaaattcatgaaGAAATCCAGATACAGAATGAAAGATATAAACGATGATTTCATGGGCGTTTTGGAGAAGAATCAAATGTTCCATAGTTTAAAGGGTCAATTCTCTTGGATGCAGAGCTACTTTGAAGGTTGCTCAGATTACCTCAAGCCATGTATCTTCTATCTGTCAGTTTTTCCTGCAGGCCGAAACATTAGACGGAGGCGTTTGCTGAGGAGGTGGATTGCAGAGGGCTACTGCAAGGACACAATTGGTAGTGCGGCAGAAGAGAATGGGGAAAAGTTGTTCTTGGAGCTTGTCAACTTGAGCATAATCCATAAGCAAGCTGAAGAAAGCAAGGATTCATGCCAAATCAATGGTTTCTTCCGTGAGTACATCGTCTCACGGCCAATGGAAGATAACCTTGTGTTTGCACTGGCAGGGCGGTGCAACCCCAACTCACGGCGCTCTGGAAAACACCTCACCATAGGGGAAGACTGGTATAGAGATGAGATTGAATTCAAGAGCTTGGACTTGTCGAAGCTGCGGTCTTTGACAGTGTTTGGGAGGTGGAAATCATTCCTCATCTCGGATGTGATGAGGCTGCTTCGGGTGCTGGATCTGGAGGACACATCAGGTGTAACAAATGATGATCTGGAGAAGATCGGGAAGCTATTGCTTCGCCTTAAGTTCCTGTCCCTACGAGAATGTGAAGAGATCAGCCGTCTCCCAGATTCACTGGGTGGTATGAAGCAGCTGCAGACTCTAGATATCAGGGGAACCAATATAGTTAGGTTGCCACCGGCTATCACCAGGTTAGAGAAGCTGCAGTACATTCGTGCTGTCACCATCAAGGTGCCATGTGTTGATGCCGTCACATCCACAACGACGACATTTGTAGTAGCAGAAGCAACAAGAGCACTTGCAGCTGCAGGAGAAGAAGATCGTGCAGCACCAGCAGCAGTAGCAGAAGCCAATAGTGTTGGTGGTTGTACAAGCCCGTTCCTCCGAATATCAAGTGTTACACGGCCATGGAGGAAGAGCAGGGCCCGTGATTTGGTGGCATCTAGCAGCTGGTTGATGAGGTGGCCTGCGAGACACCATAATGCCAATGACAATAATGGTGGTGTTGAGCTTCCAGCAGGTGTTGGGACGCTGACGGCCTTACGTGCCATTGGTATTGTGAATGTTAGCAATGGTGCAGGTGGGAACGGGAAGGCCATCCTAGAGGAGCTCAAGGAGCTGACCCAACTGCGCAAGCTCAAGGTGTCCGGCATCAACTCAGCAAACTGGCGCGAGTTTTGCAGTGTCATCTCGGGTCACCGCTATCTCGAGTCCTTATCAGTGCGGCTTGACCAGCAGGAGGAGGTTGGTGAGTTTGCTTGTAATTTCGATGACATCTCCAACCCACCCAAGACACTAGAGAGCCTCAAGGTGTACGGTCCGGGGCAGGGGCATGCACGCATACGGCCAGTCTGGATCCAGCAGCTTCCCAATCTCCAAGGCGTTGATGTTGAGTTGACCATATCAACCCAAGAGGACATAGAAAGTCTTTACAGGGCATGCAAAGTTGCAACCGAACATCGAGTATCGAGACGTCGAATTTGTATCAATCCGACACAAGAGCACCTCACTTTTGCTAAGCCCGACAATGGTCCAAGTTCTTGCTTGGATGGGTTTAGCATAGCACTGGACTCCCTCAGGATTGTTTGCGGCTTCAAGTTACAACACTGCTATCAGGTAACCTTTGGATCTTTGATCACGTTTAAAGTTGAGATGCTCAAGGTTCATTGTTCTAGCAGCAGCGATAGTTCTCAAGATTTTGGTGGATCATCGTCGTCTTTGCATCTTTCTGGCCTAGACAGTATAATTGCTTTCAATCAAGTCAGGCTTACGGGTTCTTATGGCGAACAACTTAAGCAAGATTTGCTCGACCAACTTGCCCAGCATCCCAGCAAACCTGTCTTGATGGTGGAGCAACCAACTTCGATATGA